One genomic region from Nostoc sphaeroides encodes:
- a CDS encoding L-threonylcarbamoyladenylate synthase, with product MAKIFPVHPDNPQVRRIEEIKSALSSGAVMLYPTDTVYAIGCDLNAKSAVERVRQIKQLANDKPLTFLCPSLSNVATYAFVSDTAYRIMKRLIPGPYTFLLPATKLVPRLVQSPKRKSTGIRVPNHIVCLELLAALGNPIISTSAHLPPDEADNGMIRIDPETVQSRVELFDRLDKLVDIIVDTGEEPTYEVSTILDMTGDEAAIIRRGLGWEAAAAWV from the coding sequence ATGGCAAAAATTTTCCCAGTTCATCCGGATAATCCTCAAGTTCGCCGAATAGAGGAAATAAAGTCGGCGCTTTCTAGTGGCGCAGTCATGCTTTACCCTACTGATACAGTCTATGCGATCGGTTGTGATTTGAATGCCAAGTCGGCGGTAGAACGAGTGCGGCAAATTAAACAGCTAGCAAATGATAAACCACTGACATTTTTATGTCCCTCGCTTTCAAATGTGGCAACTTATGCCTTCGTAAGTGACACAGCCTATCGAATTATGAAACGCCTGATTCCAGGGCCATACACGTTTTTGCTCCCAGCGACTAAATTAGTACCGCGATTGGTGCAAAGCCCCAAGCGGAAAAGTACTGGAATTAGAGTACCAAACCATATTGTGTGTTTGGAGTTGCTGGCAGCGTTGGGCAATCCGATTATCTCAACTTCAGCACATCTGCCACCAGATGAAGCAGATAATGGCATGATTCGGATAGATCCAGAAACTGTTCAGTCGCGGGTAGAGCTATTTGACCGTTTGGACAAGTTGGTAGACATAATTGTAGACACTGGCGAAGAACCTACTTATGAAGTATCTACCATCTTGGATATGACCGGAGACGAAGCAGCAATTATACGGAGGGGTTTAGGTTGGGAAGCAGCAGCAGCATGGGTATAA
- a CDS encoding murein hydrolase activator EnvC family protein produces MRARFIRKKQIFGYLSIAFCCILWICLALIPVNATSTAPIDNLRQQQQQMNQQRQSVVNDRNRLTNLQQEAQKHLTGLKQNLQTTDNYIQESESRLQLATQRLQHLETDLAVAQRSYEERQIATVARLRYLQRSPASVGWAVLLESENISDFFSRRHQLKLVYQADEQILVKLNQQAKLINKQKTDVEQQKNEIALIREQLLAQKSDYQNQAESQSELVQRLNSDRLALEAAQNQLERESKNLEVLIQQKVAEARATEEAQTKTNSRTSVIIRGTGVMAYPSDAATSSPFGWRMHPILGYRRFHAGLDFAASYGSKIRAADSGRVIFAGWYGGYGRAVIINHGNGMTTLYGHTSELYVSEGQAVERGQAIAAVGSTGFSTGPHLHFEVRRNGTPVDPANYL; encoded by the coding sequence ATGAGAGCGCGATTTATCAGAAAAAAGCAGATTTTTGGCTATTTATCTATTGCATTTTGCTGCATTTTGTGGATTTGTTTGGCATTAATTCCAGTCAACGCAACCTCCACAGCGCCTATTGATAATTTGCGACAACAACAGCAACAAATGAACCAGCAGCGTCAGAGTGTGGTTAACGATCGCAATCGCTTAACAAATCTCCAACAAGAGGCCCAAAAACACCTCACTGGTTTAAAGCAAAATCTGCAAACTACAGATAACTATATTCAAGAGAGCGAATCACGATTACAACTCGCCACCCAACGCCTCCAGCACTTGGAAACTGATTTAGCAGTAGCGCAACGTTCTTATGAGGAGCGGCAAATAGCAACAGTAGCACGATTGCGTTATCTCCAGCGATCGCCTGCATCTGTTGGATGGGCAGTTTTGCTCGAAAGTGAAAATATCAGCGACTTTTTCAGCCGTCGTCATCAGTTGAAGTTAGTGTATCAGGCAGACGAACAAATTTTGGTAAAACTCAACCAACAAGCAAAGCTGATAAATAAACAAAAAACGGACGTAGAACAGCAAAAAAACGAAATTGCCTTGATTCGTGAGCAATTGTTAGCACAAAAATCCGATTATCAAAACCAGGCGGAGTCACAATCGGAATTGGTTCAACGCCTCAATAGCGATCGCCTAGCCTTGGAAGCGGCGCAAAACCAGCTAGAGAGGGAATCCAAAAATCTGGAAGTCTTAATTCAACAAAAGGTAGCAGAAGCTAGAGCAACAGAGGAAGCGCAAACAAAAACCAACAGCCGCACAAGTGTGATTATTCGGGGAACTGGAGTAATGGCATATCCTAGCGATGCTGCTACTAGCAGTCCCTTTGGCTGGCGGATGCACCCAATCCTTGGCTATCGTCGCTTTCATGCTGGGTTGGATTTTGCTGCTAGCTATGGTAGTAAAATTCGGGCAGCCGATTCGGGCAGAGTAATTTTTGCTGGGTGGTATGGTGGTTATGGCAGAGCAGTAATTATCAACCACGGCAATGGTATGACTACACTCTACGGACATACCAGCGAGTTGTATGTTTCCGAAGGGCAAGCAGTCGAACGCGGACAAGCGATCGCTGCTGTCGGTTCCACAGGTTTCTCAACTGGCCCCCACCTCCACTTTGAAGTCCGCCGCAATGGTACACCCGTAGATCCAGCTAATTATCTTTGA
- a CDS encoding DUF2281 domain-containing protein, with amino-acid sequence MTQAIDKEQMIIDELKKLSPEKQQEVLNFIEFLHFKAQKQDVQHKEEKEPISAYEAAKEFAGCVDGGPGDLATNKKYLEGFGWK; translated from the coding sequence ATGACTCAAGCAATTGATAAAGAACAAATGATAATTGATGAACTTAAAAAGTTATCTCCTGAGAAGCAGCAGGAGGTATTAAATTTTATTGAATTTTTGCATTTTAAAGCACAAAAGCAGGATGTACAGCATAAAGAAGAAAAAGAACCTATTTCTGCCTATGAAGCTGCAAAAGAGTTTGCTGGCTGTGTTGATGGAGGGCCTGGGGATCTAGCTACCAATAAGAAGTATTTAGAAGGCTTCGGTTGGAAATGA
- a CDS encoding HetZ-related protein, with translation MKSNVINLPNSTPIFDNHLSTEEFSDSSSETLIELLCHEMQAQVKAAPKCVEALANRIAVEVERICDKSSRIQTSGEIKSWQLTLGRHRMHKCLRYYQLGSKQGRVELHSNLGAMVYRHVTISGSELGFEARYSLIEDFLQAFYIEAIKAFRRENELPNDHTPRTQLQLAEYMAFTEQYAKRRINLPGGANQQLIILRAQGFARRQPQETTVDIEMAVESAKGEEAESYQRNSAVQQLRSQMIAQTNFDPSEESERDRVISELMKYLDSQGQSDCMNYLSLKLQDLSAPEIDQILGLTSRQRDYLQQRFKYHVEKFAKQHHWQLVHQWLGAGLEQKLGLSSQQWEIFVNQLTEQQQQILQLKTARENDIAIAKTIKCTPKQLQKRWTQLLELAWSIRNGHSEAQTG, from the coding sequence ATGAAATCTAACGTCATTAATCTACCAAACTCTACACCCATTTTTGATAATCACCTTTCGACTGAAGAATTTTCAGACAGCAGCAGCGAAACCTTGATTGAATTGCTGTGTCACGAAATGCAAGCGCAAGTGAAAGCAGCACCCAAGTGCGTAGAAGCTTTAGCAAACCGCATAGCGGTAGAAGTAGAACGCATTTGCGATAAAAGCTCCCGTATCCAAACATCTGGGGAAATCAAATCCTGGCAGCTTACGTTGGGAAGGCATCGGATGCACAAGTGCTTACGTTACTACCAACTAGGTTCCAAACAAGGGCGCGTAGAATTACATAGCAATTTGGGTGCTATGGTTTACCGTCATGTAACTATATCCGGCTCTGAATTGGGTTTTGAGGCTCGTTACAGCCTGATTGAAGATTTTTTACAAGCATTTTATATCGAAGCTATCAAAGCTTTCCGCAGAGAAAACGAATTACCTAATGATCATACGCCGCGTACTCAGCTGCAATTAGCTGAATATATGGCCTTTACAGAACAGTATGCTAAACGCCGGATCAACTTACCTGGTGGTGCAAATCAGCAATTGATTATCTTGCGGGCCCAAGGTTTTGCTCGTCGTCAGCCGCAAGAAACTACCGTGGATATTGAAATGGCGGTAGAGTCTGCTAAGGGTGAAGAAGCGGAATCTTACCAGCGTAACTCGGCAGTGCAACAGTTGCGATCGCAGATGATTGCCCAAACTAATTTTGATCCCTCAGAAGAGTCAGAACGCGATCGCGTCATCAGTGAATTGATGAAATACTTGGATTCTCAAGGACAATCTGACTGTATGAACTACCTCAGCTTGAAACTCCAAGACCTTTCAGCCCCAGAAATTGACCAAATTCTCGGTTTAACCAGCCGTCAGCGCGATTATCTCCAACAACGGTTTAAATACCACGTAGAAAAGTTTGCCAAACAACACCATTGGCAATTGGTACATCAATGGTTAGGCGCAGGTTTAGAGCAAAAATTGGGTTTATCTTCCCAGCAGTGGGAAATATTTGTGAATCAACTAACAGAACAGCAACAGCAAATATTACAGTTAAAAACTGCACGGGAAAACGACATTGCGATCGCTAAAACCATCAAATGCACTCCCAAACAGTTACAAAAACGCTGGACTCAACTTTTAGAACTAGCATGGTCTATTCGCAACGGTCATAGTGAGGCACAGACAGGTTGA
- a CDS encoding VOC family protein, whose amino-acid sequence MVFQYTNAFVTIASVNCDNLVNFYTKLLEQKPVILIPNVYAEFNLVSMRLGIFKPKNINESEFEGMSNAKSKISLCLEVSNLEDAIAHLTALGYPPPGDISIASHGREIYAYDPDGNRIILHQAPVNDN is encoded by the coding sequence ATGGTTTTCCAGTACACTAACGCATTTGTCACTATAGCATCGGTTAATTGCGATAATTTAGTGAATTTCTATACTAAATTACTGGAGCAAAAGCCAGTTATTTTGATTCCGAATGTCTATGCTGAGTTTAATTTGGTTAGTATGCGTTTAGGTATTTTTAAACCAAAGAACATAAACGAATCGGAATTTGAAGGGATGTCTAATGCCAAAAGTAAGATAAGTTTGTGCTTAGAGGTGAGTAACTTAGAAGATGCGATCGCTCACCTAACAGCTTTAGGATATCCCCCACCAGGAGACATTTCTATTGCTTCCCACGGCAGAGAAATTTATGCCTATGATCCTGATGGCAATCGGATAATTTTACATCAAGCCCCAGTGAATGATAATTAA
- a CDS encoding addiction module protein, giving the protein MNPVFPELFNLSRAEKLQLVEDLWDDIAATPAALPVLDWQKQELARRKAEYQQNPATGSSWEDVKARISQRHG; this is encoded by the coding sequence ATGAACCCAGTATTTCCCGAACTCTTTAATCTTTCGAGAGCGGAAAAACTTCAACTAGTAGAAGATTTATGGGATGATATTGCCGCTACACCAGCAGCACTCCCAGTTTTAGATTGGCAGAAACAAGAACTAGCCCGTCGCAAAGCCGAATATCAACAAAACCCGGCCACTGGTAGCAGTTGGGAAGATGTAAAAGCCAGAATCTCTCAACGGCATGGCTAG
- the larC gene encoding nickel pincer cofactor biosynthesis protein LarC has translation MNKIAYLQCPTGISGDMCLGALVSLGVPVEYLIEKLNGLGIEQEYQLRAEFVQRNGQQATKVHVDLVHGHHHHHHDREHSHDRTRHLPEIEQMILKAQLPSRAEAWSLAVFRQLAVAEGAVHGISPEKVHFHEVGAVDAIVDIVGTCLGLDWLGIESNDEGLPLLYCSAFPTGGGTVRAAHGQMAVPVPAVLKLWEMRGCPVYSNGIDKELVTPTGAAIATTLARDFGSPPAIAIKQIGLGAGTINLPIPNILRLWVGESASLQSNFSDSEATSSNLETISVLETQIDDLNPQAIGYVFEALFAAGAVDVFTQAIGMKKSRPGILLTVICHPENLLSCEAVIFRETTTLGIRRTTQQRAILQREIQQVEIEYGKVRVKIAWKGQSPEKVIANVQPEYEDCADLARKHNIPWREIQRLALQRWYLLNS, from the coding sequence ATGAATAAAATTGCTTATCTTCAATGTCCGACAGGAATTTCTGGTGATATGTGCCTGGGCGCTTTGGTGAGTTTGGGTGTTCCTGTGGAGTATTTAATTGAAAAACTCAATGGGTTGGGTATTGAACAGGAATATCAGTTAAGGGCAGAATTTGTCCAACGGAATGGTCAACAGGCGACTAAAGTCCATGTGGATTTAGTACACGGCCACCACCACCATCACCACGATCGCGAACACAGTCACGATCGCACACGCCACTTGCCAGAAATAGAGCAGATGATTCTCAAAGCTCAGTTGCCATCACGGGCAGAAGCTTGGAGTTTGGCGGTATTCCGACAGCTAGCAGTCGCAGAAGGGGCGGTGCATGGGATTTCTCCTGAAAAAGTTCATTTTCATGAGGTGGGTGCTGTAGATGCGATTGTAGATATTGTGGGTACTTGCCTGGGGTTGGATTGGTTGGGCATTGAGAGTAATGACGAAGGATTGCCCCTACTTTATTGCTCGGCTTTCCCGACTGGTGGCGGCACTGTTCGGGCTGCACATGGTCAGATGGCAGTACCAGTACCAGCAGTATTAAAGCTGTGGGAAATGCGGGGCTGTCCAGTTTATAGCAATGGAATTGACAAAGAACTGGTAACACCAACAGGAGCCGCGATCGCTACTACTTTGGCAAGAGATTTTGGTTCACCACCTGCGATCGCTATCAAGCAAATAGGATTGGGAGCAGGAACCATAAATCTACCCATTCCCAATATTTTACGTCTTTGGGTGGGTGAAAGCGCAAGTTTACAGTCAAATTTCAGTGATTCTGAAGCTACTAGCTCAAATTTGGAAACCATCTCGGTACTAGAAACCCAAATTGATGATTTAAATCCACAAGCTATTGGCTATGTGTTTGAGGCTTTATTTGCGGCTGGTGCAGTAGATGTTTTTACCCAAGCGATCGGTATGAAAAAGTCCCGTCCGGGGATTTTGCTGACTGTGATTTGTCATCCAGAAAATTTACTCAGTTGCGAAGCCGTTATCTTTCGTGAAACTACAACTTTGGGTATTCGGCGAACAACTCAGCAACGCGCCATTTTACAACGGGAAATTCAACAAGTGGAAATTGAATATGGCAAAGTGCGCGTCAAGATAGCATGGAAAGGGCAATCACCAGAAAAAGTTATTGCAAATGTGCAGCCAGAATATGAAGATTGTGCAGACTTAGCTCGAAAACATAATATTCCCTGGCGCGAAATTCAACGGTTGGCGCTACAGCGTTGGTATTTACTCAACAGCTAA
- a CDS encoding VanZ family protein has product MNKCPISSQIFNLLIVITSILLVLLATLYPFNFSIPDSFYLPEIFGSFNNASNFQDQVNNFLLFMPLGFGFTRLLQKRGIKTGVQVFIVTLVSAGLSLTVEVLQIFLPSRMPTPSDILNNSIGGFIGFICFYLWNSQSFKKTVAQIENSRASRSIKQIVVFCIGYIFVTFLISLLWQNTINLSNWDTNYPLLIGNEQTRDRPWQGYMSEIYIADRAISTNEVAQGLADSSYFNNLGNSLIANYQFKGNCCYKEETGQLPELLWQGQPSDAQEGKGVFLSSSHWLQTATPVTTLSKRISKTSEFTLSTTLATSNLEQFGPARIISISGTSLRRNLTLGQQGNDLDFRLRTPITGENGADLTLNIPNIFTDTKPHHIIITYSRATIQVYVDNLHNFYSLNLLELIPKNQRVFYYALTFIPLGFGLTILTLLAKRRLILSNLLIYGGILIPSLILEGILVSESGKNLSLKTLLLGMFFTGGTMLILRVRAAQLKMRS; this is encoded by the coding sequence ATGAATAAATGCCCGATTTCTTCTCAAATATTTAATCTGCTGATTGTCATTACCAGCATTTTATTAGTACTATTAGCTACACTTTATCCATTTAATTTTTCCATTCCAGACAGTTTTTACCTACCAGAAATTTTTGGCAGTTTTAACAATGCTAGTAATTTTCAAGACCAGGTAAATAATTTTTTGCTTTTTATGCCTTTAGGTTTCGGCTTCACTAGGCTCTTGCAGAAAAGAGGGATAAAAACAGGAGTACAAGTTTTTATAGTTACCTTGGTGAGTGCTGGCTTATCGTTGACAGTTGAAGTCTTGCAAATATTTCTACCTTCAAGAATGCCTACTCCATCGGATATTCTGAACAATAGTATTGGTGGATTTATTGGTTTTATTTGCTTTTATCTATGGAATAGTCAAAGCTTTAAAAAAACTGTTGCACAGATAGAAAACAGTAGAGCTAGCCGCTCAATTAAACAGATAGTAGTATTTTGTATTGGATATATATTTGTGACATTCCTGATTTCGCTGTTGTGGCAGAATACGATAAATTTGAGTAATTGGGATACAAATTATCCCCTGCTGATTGGCAACGAACAGACGAGGGATAGACCTTGGCAAGGATACATGTCTGAAATTTATATTGCCGATAGAGCCATCTCAACAAATGAGGTAGCACAAGGATTAGCTGATTCCAGTTACTTTAATAATCTTGGTAATTCACTAATAGCTAATTATCAATTTAAAGGAAACTGTTGCTATAAAGAAGAGACTGGACAATTACCAGAACTATTGTGGCAAGGACAGCCTTCAGATGCACAGGAAGGTAAAGGTGTTTTTTTGAGTTCTAGTCATTGGCTACAAACAGCTACTCCTGTCACAACTCTCAGCAAAAGAATCAGTAAAACATCTGAATTTACACTCAGCACTACCCTGGCTACTAGCAACTTAGAGCAGTTTGGCCCTGCCCGCATTATTTCGATTTCCGGCACTTCCCTACGTCGCAATTTGACACTGGGACAGCAGGGAAATGACTTAGATTTTCGATTACGAACGCCGATAACTGGAGAAAATGGAGCAGACTTAACACTGAATATACCTAATATTTTTACAGACACTAAACCTCACCATATAATCATCACTTATTCCAGAGCAACTATTCAAGTATATGTAGATAATTTACATAATTTTTACTCTTTGAATTTATTAGAATTAATACCTAAAAATCAGAGAGTTTTTTACTATGCACTAACTTTTATTCCTCTAGGGTTTGGCTTAACGATATTAACCCTACTAGCAAAAAGAAGATTGATCCTTTCTAATTTATTAATTTATGGGGGAATATTAATACCTTCTCTAATATTGGAAGGTATTTTAGTAAGTGAGAGCGGAAAAAACCTTAGTTTAAAAACCCTGTTACTGGGTATGTTTTTTACAGGAGGAACTATGTTGATTTTGAGAGTGCGGGCTGCTCAATTAAAAATGAGAAGTTAA
- a CDS encoding NAD(P)H-hydrate dehydratase: MQNRQEKISQVIVTAGQMRDIEDRIFAAGMPVVALMEKVAGLIARRIQEIPPTPLKKGGYILSNTAFLRGSRVGILVGPGHNGGDALVVARELHFRGYEVWIYSPFSKLKELTSQHLQYAQSLGIPIYQTIEQLPDSDLLIDGLFGFGLERNLTDPIASAINQLNELPVPIYSIDIPSGLHTDTGVVLGTAIRATHTFCLGLWKLALFQDQALEYLGKAELIDFDIPLADVEAVLKDAPSIKRITPATALTNLPLPRPPVTHKYKEGHLLLICGSRRYAGGAILTGLGARASGVGMLSIAVPESLKSLLVSHLPEALIVGCPETETGAIAHLQLPEKTDLSSFNAIACGPGLTRDATPIVQEAINSDRPLILDADGLNILAQMGAIATLKKRLAVTVLTPHTGEFERLFPDVPDAKHDRVQAVQEAAAQSKAIVLLKGARTAIANPQRAVWILPESTPALARGGSGDVLTGLLGGLLVQAATKQIPIEDIVATAAWWHSQAGIIAAQERTELGVDAFTLTQYLIKALT, encoded by the coding sequence ATGCAGAATAGGCAAGAAAAAATTTCCCAAGTGATAGTGACTGCTGGGCAGATGCGCGATATTGAAGATCGGATCTTTGCAGCAGGAATGCCTGTAGTCGCTTTGATGGAAAAGGTGGCAGGATTAATTGCCCGTCGCATTCAAGAGATCCCCCCAACCCCCCTTAAAAAGGGGGGCTACATCCTTTCAAACACAGCATTTTTAAGGGGATCTCGTGTTGGAATTCTTGTCGGGCCGGGTCATAATGGCGGAGATGCTTTAGTAGTAGCCCGTGAATTACACTTTCGCGGGTATGAAGTTTGGATTTATTCTCCTTTCTCTAAGCTTAAGGAATTAACTTCACAGCACTTGCAGTATGCTCAGAGTTTGGGCATTCCAATTTATCAAACAATTGAGCAATTACCAGATTCTGATTTGTTGATTGATGGCTTGTTTGGGTTTGGTTTAGAAAGAAACCTCACTGATCCCATCGCCTCTGCAATTAATCAGTTAAATGAATTGCCTGTGCCGATTTATAGTATTGATATACCTTCAGGTTTACACACCGATACTGGCGTTGTATTAGGAACTGCCATTCGTGCCACTCACACTTTTTGCTTGGGTTTATGGAAATTAGCTTTGTTCCAAGATCAGGCGCTGGAATATCTCGGCAAAGCTGAGTTAATCGATTTTGATATTCCTTTAGCTGATGTGGAAGCTGTTCTAAAAGATGCACCCAGCATTAAACGTATTACACCAGCAACGGCACTTACTAATTTACCCCTACCCCGTCCACCAGTCACCCATAAATATAAGGAAGGACATTTACTGCTGATTTGTGGTTCGCGGCGCTATGCAGGTGGAGCAATTTTAACTGGTTTGGGTGCTAGGGCTAGTGGTGTGGGTATGCTTTCGATCGCTGTACCCGAATCGCTGAAATCTCTTTTGGTGTCACATTTACCAGAAGCGCTAATTGTCGGTTGTCCAGAGACGGAAACTGGAGCGATCGCTCACCTACAACTACCAGAAAAAACCGATCTGAGTTCTTTTAATGCGATCGCTTGTGGCCCCGGTTTAACACGAGATGCTACTCCAATTGTCCAAGAAGCGATCAACAGCGATCGCCCTCTAATTCTCGATGCCGATGGTTTAAATATTTTGGCACAAATGGGAGCGATCGCCACATTAAAAAAACGTCTTGCTGTAACAGTACTCACACCCCACACTGGCGAATTTGAGCGATTGTTTCCTGATGTCCCCGATGCCAAACATGACAGGGTGCAAGCAGTACAGGAAGCAGCCGCGCAAAGTAAGGCGATAGTATTGTTGAAAGGGGCGAGAACTGCGATCGCAAACCCTCAACGTGCTGTTTGGATTCTTCCTGAAAGCACACCCGCCTTGGCGCGTGGTGGTAGCGGCGACGTATTAACTGGGCTACTTGGTGGATTGTTGGTGCAAGCAGCAACTAAACAGATTCCCATAGAAGATATTGTGGCAACTGCTGCATGGTGGCATTCGCAAGCCGGTATAATAGCCGCCCAAGAGCGTACTGAATTGGGTGTAGATGCGTTTACACTCACACAATATTTAATCAAAGCTCTAACTTAG
- a CDS encoding type II toxin-antitoxin system VapC family toxin has product MKKKVLLDTGPLVAFINNRENSHDWAVNEWKKIEPPFFTCEAVITEACFILQDFYGGEDAVMSLLDIGLIQISFRLSDEIGTVRELLKRYQNVPMSLADACLVRMSELIVGSCVLTLDSDFRIYRKNKNEMMDLIIADGI; this is encoded by the coding sequence ATGAAAAAAAAGGTACTTCTAGATACAGGCCCCTTAGTCGCATTTATCAATAATCGGGAAAATTCGCATGATTGGGCAGTTAATGAATGGAAAAAGATTGAACCGCCTTTCTTTACTTGCGAAGCAGTAATTACTGAAGCGTGTTTTATATTGCAAGATTTTTATGGCGGAGAGGATGCAGTTATGTCTTTACTAGATATTGGCTTAATTCAAATCTCTTTCCGTCTCAGTGATGAAATAGGAACGGTTAGAGAGTTGTTGAAGCGGTATCAGAATGTGCCGATGTCGTTAGCTGATGCGTGTTTAGTAAGAATGAGTGAGTTAATTGTGGGGAGTTGTGTCTTGACGCTAGATAGTGATTTTCGGATTTATCGGAAGAATAAGAATGAGATGATGGATTTGATTATTGCTGATGGGATATAA
- the ylqF gene encoding ribosome biogenesis GTPase YlqF: MAITQNYRLNLIQWYPGHIAKAERKLKEQLKRVDVVFEVRDARIPLATHHPQIGEWVEGKTRVLILNRVDMITPQMRSLWIDWFKRQGEVPYFTNAQHGKGIAEVARAAQAAGVELNQRRSDRGMLPRPVRAVVIGFPNVGKSALINRLLGRRVVESAARPGVTRQLRWVRISEHLELLDAPGVIPLRLEDQDAALKLAICDDIGEASYDNQLVAAALVDLLNYLEAVAADLLPKKPLQSRYQLDSTSDTGDTYLHALAEHRYKGDIERAARQLLTDFRKGSLGEMSLELPPN, encoded by the coding sequence ATGGCTATAACTCAAAATTATAGATTAAACCTGATTCAATGGTATCCGGGTCACATTGCGAAAGCTGAAAGGAAGCTCAAAGAACAGCTAAAGCGGGTAGATGTGGTGTTTGAGGTACGAGACGCGCGGATTCCCTTAGCAACTCACCATCCCCAAATAGGTGAGTGGGTGGAGGGTAAGACACGGGTGTTGATACTTAACCGAGTAGATATGATTACGCCGCAAATGCGATCGCTATGGATAGATTGGTTTAAACGTCAAGGAGAAGTCCCCTATTTTACCAACGCTCAACATGGTAAAGGTATAGCAGAAGTGGCACGGGCAGCACAAGCTGCTGGAGTAGAACTTAATCAAAGAAGAAGCGATCGCGGCATGTTACCCCGTCCAGTCCGAGCTGTGGTGATTGGTTTTCCCAATGTTGGTAAATCAGCTTTGATTAACCGCCTGTTAGGACGACGAGTAGTAGAAAGTGCAGCCCGTCCTGGGGTGACGCGCCAGCTACGCTGGGTGCGAATTTCCGAACATTTGGAATTGCTAGATGCTCCTGGTGTCATCCCTTTAAGATTAGAAGACCAAGACGCAGCATTGAAATTAGCGATTTGTGATGATATCGGTGAAGCATCTTACGATAACCAGCTAGTAGCAGCAGCCCTAGTGGATTTACTCAACTATTTGGAAGCTGTAGCCGCAGATTTGTTACCAAAAAAACCATTACAGTCCCGTTACCAACTCGATTCGACATCAGACACCGGAGATACCTATTTGCACGCCTTAGCGGAGCATCGTTACAAAGGTGATATAGAGCGAGCTGCAAGACAACTTTTAACAGATTTTCGCAAAGGTTCGTTAGGTGAAATGAGTTTAGAATTACCGCCTAATTAA